Proteins encoded by one window of Sorex araneus isolate mSorAra2 chromosome 3, mSorAra2.pri, whole genome shotgun sequence:
- the NODAL gene encoding nodal homolog has product MHAHRLPGLLLHACCALVHAGTATLVSGSLETQGQPSPNPLAYMLSLYRAPLPRADIIRSLQAQDVQVDGPRWAFAFDFSFLNQEEELEWAELRLRLEPPIPLPAHGPLSIELFHQPKPAEGQAHAGCPQRHHMDLFTVPLSQVTFVSNSVVLEVTRPLSKWLKRPRELEEQVSSLAGECRPQPPSPTGPNNTASDVFLLLYSNLSPEQKRLGSSTLLGEAESSWRVQEGQLSRERGRRQRRYHLPDRSQLCRKVKFQVDFNLIGWGSWIIYPKQYNAYRCEGVCPNPVGEEFHPTNHAYIQSLLKRYQPHRVPSTCCAPVKTKPLSMLYVDNGRVLLDHHKDMIVEECGCL; this is encoded by the exons ATGCACGCCCATCGCCTTCCCGGCCTCCTCCTGCACGCCTGCTGCGCGCTGGTCCACGCCGGCACCGCCACGCTGGTCTCGGGGTCCCTCGAGACACAGGGACAGCCGTCGCCGAACCCGCTGGCCTATATGCTGAGCCTGTACCGTGCCCCGCTGCCTCGGGCCGACATTATCCGCAGCCTGCAAGCTCAAG ATGTGCAGGTGGACGGGCCACGCTGGGCCTTCGCTTTCGACTTCTCCTTCCTGAACCaagaggaggagctggagtgggCCGAGCTCCGGCTGCGGCTGgagccccccatcccactccccgcCCACGGCCCGCTCTCCATCGAGCTCTTCCACCAGCCCAAGCCAGCCGAGGGCCAGGCCCACGCCGGCTGCCCGCAGCGCCACCACATGGACCTGTTCACTGTCCCCCTGTCCCAGGTGACCTTCGTCTCCAACAGCGTGGTCCTGGAGGTGACCAGGCCGCTCTCCAAGTGGCTGAAGCGCCCAAGGGAGCTGGAGGAGCAGGTGTCCAGCCTGGCTGGAGAGTGTCGGCCACAGCCTCCCTCGCCTACGGGCCCCAACAACACCGCCAGTGACGTGTTCCTCTTGCTCTACTCCAACCTGTCCCCAGAGCAGAAGCGGCTGGGCAGCTCCACCCTGCTCGGGGAAGCCGAGAGCTCCTGGCGGGTCCAGGAGGGACAGCTGTCTCGGGAGAGGGGCCGGAGGCAGCGGCGCTATCACCTGCCTGACAGGAGCCAGCTGTGTCGCAAGGTCAAGTTCCAGGTGGACTTCAACCTGATCGGATGGGGGTCCTGGATCATCTACCCCAAGCAGTACAACGCCTACCGCTGCGAGGGTGTGTGCCCGAACCCCGTGGGGGAGGAGTTCCATCCCACCAACCACGCCTACATCCAG AGTCTACTGAAACGGTACCAGCCACACCGAGTCCCGTCCACGTGCTGCGCGCCGGTGAAGACAAAGCCCCTGAGCATGCTCTATGTGGACAACGGCCGAGTCCTCCTCGACCACCACAAGGACATGATCGTGGAAGAATGTGGGTGTCTCTGA
- the EIF4EBP2 gene encoding eukaryotic translation initiation factor 4E-binding protein 2, with protein MSSSAGSGHQPSQSRAIPTRTVAISDAAQLPHDYCTTPGGTLFSTTPGGTRIIYDRKFLLDRRNSPMAQTPPCHLPNIPGVTSPGTLIEDSKVEVNNLNNLNNHDRKHAVGDDAQFEMDI; from the exons ATGTCCTCGTCGGCCGGCAGCGGCCACCAGCCCAGCCAGAGCCGCGCCATCCCCACGCGCACCGTGGCCATCAGCGACGCCGCGCAGCTACCTCATGACTATTGCACCACGCCCGGGGGGACGCTTTTCTCCACCACGCCGGGGG GCACACGGATCATTTATGATCGAAAGTTTCTTTTGGATCGTCGCAATTCTCCGATGGCTCAGACTCCGCCCTGCCACCTGCCCAATATCCCGGGAGTCACTAGCCCTGGCACCTTAATCGAGGACTCCAAAGTAGAAGTAAACAATTTGAACAACTTGAACAATCATGACAGGAAGCACGCAGTTG GGGATGACGCTCAGTTCGAGATGGACATCTGA